A window from Streptomyces sp. NBC_00271 encodes these proteins:
- a CDS encoding phosphocholine-specific phospholipase C, with amino-acid sequence MPQVNRRRFLQLAGGTAAFTALSNSIERAAALPAHHGSGTIDDVEHIVVLMQENRSFDHYFGSLRGVRGFGDPRPSTLPSGKSVWHQSDGTKEVLPFRPAADNLGLQFIQDLPHGWSDGHTAFNAGKYDKWVPAKSSTTMAYLTREDIPFHYALADAFTICDAYHCSFIGSTDPNRYYMWTGYTGNDGKGGGPVLGNDEVGYDWTTYPERLEAAGVSWKIYQDVGDGLDANGSWGWIPDAYRGNYGDNSLLYFNQYRGAKPGDPLYDKARTGTDARKGEGFFDQLKADVKGKKLPKVSWIVAPEAFTEHPNWPANYGAWYIAQVLDALTSNPEVWAKTALFITYDENDGFFDHLVPPFPPQSDAQGKSTVDVGPDLYKGDAGRAAGPYGLGQRVPMLVVSPWSKGGFVCSETLDHTSIIRFMERRFGVHEPNISPWRRAISGDLTAAFDFSCKDTKPVALPDTDGYQPPDHDRHPDYVPTPPANPVLPRQERGSRPARPLRYAPFVDGSADAAAGKFTLAFGSGAKAGAAFFVTSGNRTDGPWTYTTEAGKTVSDTWNSAYSGGSHDLTVHGPNGFLRVFKGPGKTAGPEVTARHVGENVELTFTNKGSGTVELKLTSGYGGRPSSFKVRAGATVRHTVDLRASRRWYDLTVVSTADAGFLRRFAGHVENGHAGVSDPAIVTF; translated from the coding sequence ATGCCTCAAGTGAACCGACGCCGCTTCCTCCAACTCGCCGGTGGCACCGCGGCGTTCACCGCGCTGTCGAACAGCATCGAGCGCGCCGCCGCCCTGCCCGCGCACCACGGGTCCGGCACGATCGACGACGTCGAGCACATCGTCGTGCTGATGCAGGAGAACCGGTCCTTCGACCACTACTTCGGCTCGCTCAGAGGCGTCCGCGGTTTCGGTGACCCCCGCCCGTCCACGCTGCCCAGCGGCAAGTCGGTCTGGCACCAGTCGGACGGCACCAAGGAGGTGCTGCCCTTCCGGCCCGCGGCCGACAACCTGGGCCTGCAGTTCATCCAGGACCTCCCGCACGGCTGGAGCGACGGGCACACCGCGTTCAACGCGGGCAAGTACGACAAGTGGGTGCCCGCCAAGTCGTCGACGACGATGGCGTACCTGACGCGCGAGGACATACCGTTCCACTACGCGCTCGCCGACGCGTTCACCATCTGCGACGCGTACCACTGCTCGTTCATCGGCTCCACCGACCCGAACCGCTACTACATGTGGACGGGTTACACGGGCAACGACGGCAAGGGCGGCGGCCCGGTCCTCGGCAACGACGAGGTGGGCTACGACTGGACGACGTACCCGGAGCGGCTGGAGGCGGCCGGGGTCTCCTGGAAGATCTACCAGGACGTCGGTGACGGCCTCGACGCGAACGGCTCCTGGGGCTGGATCCCGGACGCCTACCGCGGCAACTACGGTGACAACTCGCTGCTGTACTTCAACCAGTACCGGGGCGCCAAGCCCGGCGACCCGCTCTACGACAAGGCCCGCACCGGCACCGACGCCCGCAAGGGCGAGGGCTTCTTCGACCAGCTGAAGGCCGACGTCAAGGGCAAGAAGCTGCCCAAGGTCTCGTGGATCGTCGCGCCCGAGGCGTTCACCGAGCACCCCAACTGGCCCGCGAACTACGGTGCTTGGTACATCGCCCAGGTCCTGGACGCGTTGACCTCCAACCCCGAGGTGTGGGCGAAGACGGCCCTGTTCATCACCTACGACGAGAACGACGGCTTCTTCGACCACCTCGTGCCGCCGTTCCCGCCGCAGTCGGACGCGCAGGGCAAGTCCACGGTCGACGTCGGCCCGGACCTCTACAAGGGCGACGCCGGCCGTGCCGCCGGACCGTACGGACTCGGCCAGCGGGTGCCGATGCTCGTCGTCTCGCCCTGGAGCAAGGGCGGTTTCGTCTGCTCCGAGACCCTCGACCACACCTCGATCATCCGGTTCATGGAGCGCCGCTTCGGCGTGCACGAGCCCAACATCTCGCCCTGGCGGCGCGCGATCAGCGGTGACCTCACCGCCGCCTTCGACTTCTCGTGCAAGGACACCAAGCCGGTCGCGCTGCCGGACACCGACGGCTATCAGCCGCCGGACCACGACCGGCACCCCGACTACGTGCCGACCCCGCCCGCGAACCCCGTGCTGCCCCGGCAGGAGCGCGGCTCGCGCCCGGCCCGCCCACTCAGGTACGCGCCCTTCGTGGACGGTTCGGCGGACGCGGCGGCCGGGAAGTTCACGCTCGCCTTCGGTTCGGGCGCCAAGGCCGGCGCCGCCTTCTTCGTCACCTCCGGCAACCGCACCGACGGCCCCTGGACGTACACCACCGAGGCCGGCAAGACCGTCTCCGACACCTGGAACTCGGCGTACTCCGGCGGCTCGCACGACCTGACGGTGCACGGTCCCAACGGTTTCCTGCGCGTCTTCAAGGGCCCCGGCAAGACCGCGGGACCCGAGGTCACCGCGCGCCACGTCGGCGAGAACGTGGAGCTGACCTTCACCAACAAGGGCTCCGGCACCGTCGAGCTCAAGCTCACAAGCGGCTACGGAGGGCGGCCGAGTTCGTTCAAGGTGCGGGCGGGCGCGACCGTGCGGCACACGGTGGACCTGCGGGCGAGCCGGCGCTGGTACGACCTGACCGTCGTGTCCACGGCGGACGCGGGGTTCCTGAGGCGGTTCGCCGGACATGTCGAGAACGGTCACGCGGGCGTGAGCGACCCGGCGATCGTCACCTTCTGA
- a CDS encoding phospholipid scramblase-related protein, translating to MTTHSNTPAGWYPDPHGAPQTLRYWDGSQWTEHTNADQAAPAGQTVPQQAQQPYGQPAAGPDPRVQQQVQQQAGVAGGGAGGGTLFTEPVLVVNQKAKLIELTNEYKVMDQQGNQLGAVAEVGQSGLKKVLRFVSSLDQYMTHKLEIRDAHGQPVLRLTRPAKFIKSRVVVERPDGQPVGEIVQQNMIGKINFAINVNGQQVGAIKAENWRAWNFAIVDHTDKEVARITKTWEGLAKTMFTTADNYVLQIHYQLPEPLLSLVVATALTVDTALKQDARGLG from the coding sequence GTGACCACGCATTCGAACACTCCTGCAGGTTGGTACCCGGATCCGCACGGGGCGCCCCAGACGTTGCGTTACTGGGACGGCTCGCAGTGGACCGAGCACACCAATGCGGACCAGGCGGCCCCGGCGGGGCAGACGGTTCCGCAGCAGGCCCAGCAGCCGTACGGACAGCCGGCGGCCGGTCCCGACCCTCGCGTGCAGCAGCAGGTGCAGCAGCAGGCGGGTGTCGCGGGTGGCGGTGCCGGCGGTGGCACCCTGTTCACCGAGCCGGTCCTGGTGGTGAACCAGAAGGCCAAGCTGATCGAGCTGACCAACGAGTACAAGGTCATGGACCAGCAGGGCAACCAGCTCGGCGCGGTCGCCGAGGTCGGTCAGAGTGGCCTGAAGAAGGTGCTCCGCTTCGTCTCCAGCCTCGACCAGTACATGACGCACAAGCTGGAGATCCGTGACGCCCACGGGCAGCCGGTGCTGCGGCTCACGCGTCCCGCGAAGTTCATCAAGTCGCGGGTGGTCGTGGAGCGTCCGGACGGACAGCCCGTCGGCGAGATCGTGCAGCAGAACATGATCGGGAAGATCAACTTCGCGATCAACGTCAACGGCCAGCAGGTCGGCGCGATCAAGGCGGAGAACTGGCGCGCCTGGAACTTCGCCATTGTCGACCACACGGACAAGGAGGTCGCCCGGATCACCAAGACCTGGGAAGGCCTCGCCAAGACGATGTTCACCACGGCGGACAACTACGTCCTCCAGATCCACTACCAGCTTCCCGAGCCCCTGCTGAGCCTCGTCGTCGCGACGGCGCTCACCGTCGACACGGCGCTCAAGCAGGACGCCCGCGGGCTGGGCTGA
- a CDS encoding DMT family transporter → MNATLAAVVLSLFSAVAYAAAAVAQERLASRTTDAGMLRLLGSGAWWWTVVLNASAALLHVAALKYGTLTLVQPLGALTLVAAVPLGARVAGRRVSAVEWRGTALTLIGLSALLVTASGPAPDDVLSVPQALGVAAATATLIGMLSRPGTRPGLRHATASGFASGVASALTQTVTVAVTDRSGPLLSAQVIVVALLVAAFAAGGLLLSQTAYRGGLGAPLAVVTLANPVAAAAIGLFLLGEQLQGGPAGLLLAAMGAGVAAWGVVTLSRSVPEPALPEPLVDAGDEHPVAAVLALEPGSAAYEPSLLPKQPGSGQLTSL, encoded by the coding sequence ATGAACGCCACACTCGCCGCCGTGGTCCTCTCGCTCTTCTCGGCCGTGGCCTACGCCGCCGCGGCCGTGGCCCAGGAGCGGCTGGCCTCCCGGACGACCGACGCGGGCATGCTGCGGCTGCTGGGCAGCGGGGCCTGGTGGTGGACCGTCGTACTGAACGCCTCCGCCGCGCTGTTGCACGTCGCCGCGCTGAAGTACGGCACGCTCACGCTCGTACAGCCGCTCGGCGCGCTCACGCTGGTGGCCGCGGTGCCGCTCGGCGCACGGGTCGCCGGACGGCGGGTCAGCGCGGTCGAGTGGCGCGGTACCGCGCTCACCCTGATCGGACTGTCCGCGCTGCTGGTCACGGCGTCCGGGCCGGCGCCCGACGACGTTCTGAGCGTGCCGCAGGCGCTGGGCGTGGCCGCCGCGACGGCCACCCTGATCGGCATGCTGTCGCGGCCCGGCACCCGGCCGGGGCTGCGGCACGCGACCGCCTCCGGATTCGCCTCGGGTGTCGCCTCCGCTCTCACGCAGACGGTGACCGTGGCCGTGACGGACCGCTCCGGCCCGCTGCTCAGCGCCCAGGTGATCGTGGTGGCCCTGCTCGTCGCCGCCTTCGCGGCGGGCGGACTGCTCCTGTCGCAGACCGCCTACCGGGGTGGTCTCGGCGCCCCGCTCGCCGTCGTGACGCTCGCCAACCCGGTCGCCGCCGCGGCGATAGGCCTCTTCCTGCTCGGGGAGCAGTTGCAGGGCGGCCCGGCCGGCCTGCTGCTGGCGGCCATGGGCGCGGGCGTGGCGGCGTGGGGTGTGGTGACGCTGTCCCGCTCGGTGCCGGAGCCTGCGCTGCCCGAACCTCTGGTGGACGCCGGGGACGAGCACCCCGTCGCCGCGGTGCTGGCGCTGGAGCCCGGATCGGCGGCGTACGAACCCTCGTTGCTGCCGAAGCAGCCCGGCTCGGGTCAACTGACGTCCCTGTAG
- a CDS encoding phosphatase PAP2 family protein yields the protein MDSRTEPAEAEPEPAAAIRRPSRQSTAPRPPLVRELLLVVGLFVVYKVGRQLADGHTAEAFRNANRVWDWERTLHLPGEGSVQGALLHSDTLVHLANTYYATVHFPATVAFLVWMYLRRLVHYVWARRVLAAVTAAALALHLTFPLAPPRLLAAAGLVDTGQVYGPTVYGAHPATDEMANQFAAMPSLHFGWALMVAIGLIAATRSRLRWLWLLHPLLTLLVIVGTANHYWLDAIVATALLGIALAVIRLPRGAGAAEARGLAAVDEAYDEADGAAGNAGGAGGAGEKESVPELVGARR from the coding sequence ATGGATTCCCGAACCGAGCCTGCGGAAGCAGAACCAGAGCCGGCCGCGGCGATACGGCGGCCGTCGCGGCAGAGCACCGCGCCACGCCCGCCGCTCGTGCGCGAGCTCCTGCTCGTCGTAGGGCTCTTCGTCGTCTACAAGGTCGGCAGGCAGCTGGCCGACGGCCACACCGCCGAGGCCTTCCGCAACGCGAATCGCGTGTGGGACTGGGAGCGGACGCTCCACCTGCCGGGCGAAGGCTCCGTACAGGGCGCGCTGCTGCACAGCGACACCCTGGTGCACCTCGCGAACACCTACTACGCGACCGTGCACTTCCCGGCCACCGTGGCCTTCCTGGTCTGGATGTACCTGCGGCGCCTGGTCCACTACGTCTGGGCCCGCCGTGTCCTGGCCGCGGTCACCGCCGCCGCCCTGGCGCTGCACCTCACCTTCCCGCTCGCCCCGCCCCGGCTGCTGGCCGCCGCGGGCCTGGTGGACACCGGACAGGTGTACGGGCCCACCGTCTACGGGGCGCACCCGGCGACCGACGAGATGGCGAACCAGTTCGCGGCGATGCCCTCGCTGCACTTCGGCTGGGCGCTGATGGTGGCGATCGGCCTGATCGCCGCGACCCGCTCGCGCCTGCGCTGGCTGTGGCTGCTGCATCCGCTGCTCACCCTGCTGGTGATCGTCGGTACGGCGAACCACTACTGGCTCGACGCGATCGTGGCGACCGCGCTGCTCGGCATCGCGCTGGCCGTGATCCGTCTGCCGCGCGGGGCCGGGGCGGCCGAGGCGCGCGGCCTTGCAGCCGTCGACGAGGCGTATGACGAAGCCGACGGAGCAGCCGGGAATGCCGGCGGAGCCGGCGGCGCTGGCGAAAAGGAATCAGTACCGGAGCTCGTGGGGGCAAGACGATGA
- a CDS encoding TetR/AcrR family transcriptional regulator, which translates to MTSQAADGPETVVASRRSKITPEREQEFYDAVLEQIRECGYDSLTMEGVAASTRCSKSTLYRQWKTKPQFVAAALRANSCPRFSGIDTGTLAGDLRAMARAAGNWSGRDSQLHQALGHAVFQDKELQEALRDALVEPEISAVKEILARGVARGEVAADHPALEFIPAQLFGVVRVRPVLEGRNADAAYLTQFVEAVVIPALGLT; encoded by the coding sequence ATGACGTCGCAGGCCGCGGACGGACCGGAGACGGTCGTCGCCTCGCGCCGCTCCAAGATCACGCCCGAGCGTGAGCAGGAGTTCTACGACGCCGTGCTCGAGCAGATCCGCGAGTGTGGCTATGACTCGCTCACCATGGAGGGCGTGGCCGCGAGCACCCGGTGCAGCAAGTCCACGCTCTATCGCCAGTGGAAGACGAAGCCGCAGTTCGTGGCCGCCGCCCTGCGCGCCAACAGCTGTCCGCGCTTCTCGGGCATCGACACCGGCACGCTCGCCGGGGACCTGCGCGCGATGGCGCGGGCCGCGGGGAACTGGTCGGGCCGCGACAGTCAGCTGCACCAGGCGCTGGGCCACGCCGTGTTCCAGGACAAGGAACTGCAGGAGGCGCTGCGCGACGCGCTCGTCGAGCCCGAGATCAGCGCGGTCAAGGAGATCCTCGCCCGTGGGGTCGCCCGCGGCGAGGTCGCCGCGGACCACCCGGCGCTGGAGTTCATCCCGGCGCAGCTCTTCGGTGTGGTGCGGGTTCGTCCCGTGCTGGAAGGGCGGAACGCCGATGCGGCGTATCTCACACAATTCGTCGAGGCCGTCGTGATTCCGGCTCTCGGCCTGACCTGA
- a CDS encoding DUF2510 domain-containing protein has product MTQVTPPGWYPDPGQTNDSPATERWWDGKTWTDQTRPVGSAAAWGPPTHPPAAGPYPALAPGTPRRGLRTGIAVAAAIAVLAGIGGGVYALTKSDGNGGNSATSQAPGGQNGGQGGFGGQGGGNGGLEGGPGGGSGGSGGSGGQTPAPGQSGQPQLEDGYATDLISGISVPVPDNWTGGSTTTGAVLSTKDTYKCPGDTSQDCQRGGAYSATAAEQKLKSTTAEAAAKEDISKNATESYGKGYGTITSHTELASKAVTVAGEKGYLVRWKVVTSKGDDGYVESLVFPSPVDSKSLIVVRFGIDVSSKAPKESVIDDITKGIKVASGVSGNGQNV; this is encoded by the coding sequence ATGACGCAGGTGACTCCTCCCGGTTGGTATCCCGACCCGGGGCAGACAAATGACAGTCCCGCCACCGAACGCTGGTGGGACGGCAAGACATGGACGGACCAGACCCGCCCCGTCGGGTCCGCCGCCGCATGGGGTCCCCCGACGCACCCGCCGGCCGCCGGACCGTATCCGGCGCTCGCTCCGGGCACCCCGCGGCGCGGACTGCGTACCGGCATAGCCGTCGCCGCCGCGATCGCGGTCCTCGCGGGCATCGGGGGCGGGGTGTACGCCCTGACCAAGAGCGACGGCAACGGCGGGAACAGCGCCACTTCCCAGGCCCCCGGCGGACAGAACGGCGGCCAGGGCGGATTCGGCGGCCAGGGCGGCGGCAACGGGGGCCTCGAGGGCGGACCGGGCGGCGGGTCCGGGGGCTCGGGCGGTTCCGGGGGCCAGACCCCGGCACCGGGCCAGTCCGGGCAGCCGCAACTCGAGGACGGCTACGCCACCGACCTGATCAGCGGCATCAGCGTGCCGGTGCCCGACAACTGGACCGGCGGGAGCACCACGACGGGTGCCGTGCTGTCGACCAAGGACACCTACAAGTGCCCCGGCGACACCTCGCAGGACTGCCAGCGGGGCGGGGCGTACTCGGCAACCGCCGCGGAACAGAAACTGAAGTCCACCACGGCGGAGGCGGCGGCCAAGGAGGACATCTCCAAGAACGCCACCGAGTCGTACGGCAAGGGCTACGGCACGATCACCTCGCACACGGAGCTCGCCTCCAAGGCGGTCACCGTGGCCGGCGAGAAGGGCTACCTCGTCCGCTGGAAGGTCGTCACCAGCAAGGGTGACGACGGTTACGTCGAGTCGCTCGTCTTCCCGTCCCCCGTCGACTCCAAGTCACTGATCGTCGTCCGCTTCGGCATCGACGTCAGTTCCAAGGCGCCCAAGGAGTCCGTGATCGACGACATCACCAAGGGCATCAAGGTGGCGTCGGGAGTGAGCGGCAACGGGCAGAACGTCTAG
- a CDS encoding anhydro-N-acetylmuramic acid kinase, whose product MRVIGLMSGTSYDAIDAAAAELTLEGEDLTLRPLGMVGEAYDGALREALAAALPPAATTLAEVCRLDTLIGQAFAAAAVRADRELCGGRAELVASHGQTVYHWVEDGRAHGTLQLGQPAWIAEATGLPVVADFRPRDIAAGGQGAPLVSLVDLLWLRGRAGSPVALNLGGIANLTAPDGTAFDSGPGCALVDAAVRGLTGGRLHYDVDGALAARGTVHEPLLDRLLAEPYYALPAPKTTGKELFHLGHLRDALTGFGTLTAEDVIATLTRLTARTVADAVRSVGATEVIASGGGTRNPALMAMLGAELSGVPVRTSDALGLPAAAKEAYAFAVLGFLTLHGLTGTDPVSTGARHPSVLGSITPGRGGLQLPPRAGAAPVRLVLA is encoded by the coding sequence GTGCGGGTGATCGGCCTGATGTCCGGGACGTCGTACGACGCGATCGACGCGGCGGCGGCCGAACTGACCCTCGAAGGTGAGGACCTCACTCTGCGGCCGCTCGGGATGGTCGGTGAGGCGTACGACGGCGCGCTGCGCGAGGCGCTCGCGGCGGCGCTGCCCCCGGCGGCCACCACGCTGGCCGAGGTGTGCCGTCTGGACACCCTGATCGGGCAGGCGTTCGCCGCGGCGGCGGTCCGGGCCGACCGTGAACTGTGCGGAGGGAGAGCCGAGTTGGTCGCCTCGCACGGGCAGACCGTCTACCACTGGGTCGAGGACGGGCGGGCGCACGGGACGCTCCAGCTCGGTCAGCCGGCCTGGATCGCCGAGGCGACCGGGCTGCCGGTGGTCGCCGACTTCCGCCCCAGGGACATCGCCGCCGGCGGTCAGGGCGCGCCCCTGGTGAGCCTGGTCGACCTGCTGTGGCTGCGCGGCAGGGCGGGGAGTCCGGTGGCGCTGAACCTCGGCGGCATCGCCAACCTCACCGCGCCGGACGGCACCGCCTTCGACTCCGGGCCCGGGTGCGCCCTCGTCGACGCGGCCGTGCGGGGATTGACCGGGGGACGTCTGCACTACGACGTGGACGGCGCCCTCGCCGCCCGCGGCACCGTGCACGAACCGTTGCTTGACCGGCTGCTCGCGGAGCCGTACTACGCGCTGCCCGCGCCCAAGACCACCGGCAAGGAGCTCTTCCACCTCGGCCATCTGCGCGACGCGCTGACCGGGTTCGGCACGCTCACCGCCGAGGACGTCATCGCGACCCTCACCCGGCTCACCGCCCGTACGGTCGCCGACGCGGTGCGCTCGGTGGGTGCCACGGAGGTGATCGCGTCCGGCGGCGGCACCCGCAATCCGGCGTTGATGGCGATGCTGGGCGCGGAGTTGTCGGGAGTGCCCGTACGCACGTCCGACGCTCTGGGTCTGCCCGCGGCAGCCAAGGAGGCGTACGCCTTCGCCGTGCTGGGTTTCCTGACGCTGCACGGCCTCACGGGCACCGATCCGGTGAGCACCGGGGCCCGGCATCCGAGTGTGCTCGGCTCGATCACGCCGGGGCGCGGCGGGCTGCAGCTGCCGCCGAGGGCGGGGGCGGCGCCGGTGCGACTGGTCCTGGCATGA
- a CDS encoding MFS transporter, protein MSDARVHDFVPHTAGRPRPRRRALLAGSVGNFVEWYEFGVYGYFATVIAARFFTPEGGSETEGLVRTYASFALAFFFRPVGAALFGRLGDRIGRRPVLILVIALMTGATTLIGVLPTYAAIGALAPWLLTFLRVVQGLSAGGEFGGAVSVMTEFAPPGRRGLYGSWQSFTVALGLLGGAGVAALLATVLTEGQLSDWGWRLPFLLTLPLGLVALWLRLRLEETPAFRHEGRQERPPGREVARAVVLGAGRVMGWSAAGYTFLVVLPSYLQNTLHTGFRQALLATVLANLGFAATIVPAGLLSDRIGRRPVLLTGAGLVVVLSVPLLNLLQDTGTSDAVKGLAVCGAGAVVGLMAGPGPAMLSEMFPTSVRHTGLGLAYALSNAVFSGCAGLIITETMKRTGSVDIPAYYAAATCAVSALALATLPDNRGS, encoded by the coding sequence ATGAGCGATGCCCGCGTGCACGACTTCGTCCCGCACACCGCCGGACGCCCGCGCCCGCGGCGCAGGGCCCTGCTGGCGGGCTCGGTCGGCAACTTCGTCGAGTGGTACGAGTTCGGGGTCTACGGCTACTTCGCGACCGTCATCGCGGCCCGGTTCTTCACCCCGGAGGGCGGCAGCGAGACCGAGGGGCTGGTGAGGACGTACGCGTCCTTCGCGCTGGCGTTCTTCTTCCGGCCGGTGGGCGCGGCGCTGTTCGGACGGCTCGGCGACCGGATCGGGCGCCGCCCGGTACTGATCCTGGTGATCGCGCTGATGACGGGCGCCACGACGCTCATCGGCGTGCTGCCGACCTACGCCGCGATCGGTGCCCTCGCGCCGTGGCTGCTGACCTTCCTGCGGGTGGTCCAAGGGCTGTCCGCGGGCGGGGAGTTCGGGGGCGCGGTCTCGGTCATGACGGAGTTCGCGCCGCCGGGCAGACGAGGGCTGTACGGGTCGTGGCAGTCGTTCACGGTGGCTCTGGGGCTGCTCGGTGGTGCGGGTGTGGCGGCGCTGCTGGCGACGGTGCTGACCGAGGGGCAGTTGAGCGACTGGGGCTGGCGGCTGCCGTTCCTGCTGACGCTGCCGCTGGGGCTGGTCGCACTGTGGCTGCGGCTGCGGCTGGAGGAGACGCCCGCCTTCCGGCACGAGGGGAGACAGGAGCGCCCGCCCGGGCGCGAGGTCGCGCGGGCCGTCGTCCTCGGAGCGGGACGCGTGATGGGCTGGTCGGCGGCCGGATACACCTTCCTGGTCGTGCTCCCCTCGTACCTCCAGAACACCCTCCACACCGGCTTCCGGCAGGCGCTGCTCGCCACGGTCCTCGCCAACCTGGGCTTCGCGGCCACGATCGTCCCGGCGGGTCTGCTCAGCGACCGGATCGGGCGGCGTCCCGTGCTGCTCACCGGTGCCGGCCTGGTCGTGGTCCTGTCCGTCCCGCTGCTCAACCTCCTTCAGGACACCGGGACTTCGGACGCCGTGAAGGGTCTCGCCGTGTGCGGGGCGGGTGCCGTCGTCGGGTTGATGGCCGGCCCGGGGCCCGCCATGCTCTCCGAGATGTTCCCCACGAGCGTCCGCCACACCGGCCTGGGACTCGCCTACGCCCTGTCCAATGCCGTGTTCTCGGGCTGTGCGGGCCTCATCATCACCGAGACGATGAAGCGGACCGGAAGCGTGGACATCCCCGCGTACTACGCGGCGGCGACGTGCGCCGTCAGTGCGCTCGCCCTGGCCACGCTCCCCGACAACCGAGGGAGTTGA